The Desulfovermiculus halophilus DSM 18834 genome contains the following window.
ATGCCGTCCGGGAACACCAGGACAGCAGCGGGAGATTGGACATAACTCTCCGGGAGGAAGAAACCGGGGGGCATATCCGGATTGCGGACAATGGTCCGGGGATTCCGGAAAAAGTTCAGGACCGCATCTTCGAGCTGTTTTACACCACCAAGCCTGAAGGCAAGGGGACAGGCCTGGGGCTGCCCATATGCAGGAAGATCATGAAGCGCCTCGGCGGGTCGATCTGGTTTGAAAGTCAGATAGGAACAGGCACCACCTTCCATTTGAGCCTTCCCAAGCAGCGGCCTGTCCGGTCCTGAGCAGCGAGACCGTCGGAAATATGGCCGTCCTGTCCAGGACAGCGGCTGATGGCGGGGCGGGGGTGCGCCCAGCACTGGAGGGCTCGCATGTTTCCCTGTTCAAGCGCGAGGGCCCTGGTTCAGGGCAGATGCGAGTGCAAAATCTGTATTTGCACTCGCCAGAGGTCAGTAATCAGAAGTCAGAGATCAGTAGAATCAAATTGTTATATATTCAAATTTTATCGCAAATAAACGTAAGACGACTTTTTGCAGTCCCGTCAGGGTAGGGAATAACCCTCCTTAACTACAGGAGAAATCCAAGGCAAAGCATCATGAGGCGTGTTGTTTCATTCATTCTGACCTTTTGTCTGATGTACATCTTGTGGATCATTTTTTCCGGGATGTTCGACCCGATGCTCCTCTGGCTGGGAGCCGTCTCCTGCCTAATTGTGGCTGCACTGTCCCATACCCTTATTTTTCCCTATCCCAAGTGGAGCTATATCCGCTATTCGGTGAAATTTCTGGCCTATTTGCCGTGGCTGATCTGGAAGGTCTTCCAGGCCAACATCCATTTGCTGCGTCTTATCTTTCATCCCAGGATGATGGATCTCATTGATCCCCAAATCGTCAGCTTCCAGACCGACCTGAGAGAAGATTTGTCCATAACGGCCATGGCCAACTCTATAACCTTGACCCCGGGGACGATAACCGTGTCCGCAGACCACAGGGGAAATTTCAAGGTACATGCCATCGACAGGCTGACGGCCGAAGAGCTGCCGGGCGTTATGGGCCAAAAAGTCAAACGCGTTTTTGAGGACTAGCCATGGATACCTTTCTATTGGCCATCGGCCTGGGCTTGTGTGCGCTCATGATGATCACCCTGTACAGGGCCGTTTTCGGGCCGACGGTCCTGGACCGGCTGGTGGGAGCCAACGGGATAGGAAGCAAGACCGTTGTGTTGCTTTTGATTATCGGCTTTCTGTATGACCGGGTAGATATGTTCGTGGATATTGCTCTGGCCTATGCCCTGCTCAATTTTATCACTGTCCTGGCCGCGTCCAGGTATTTCTACAAGAAGAAGGGCCTGAGTGAAGAGTAGCGGTCCTGATCCAGAGGTGAGGGAGAACAC
Protein-coding sequences here:
- a CDS encoding Na+/H+ antiporter subunit E, with translation MRRVVSFILTFCLMYILWIIFSGMFDPMLLWLGAVSCLIVAALSHTLIFPYPKWSYIRYSVKFLAYLPWLIWKVFQANIHLLRLIFHPRMMDLIDPQIVSFQTDLREDLSITAMANSITLTPGTITVSADHRGNFKVHAIDRLTAEELPGVMGQKVKRVFED
- a CDS encoding monovalent cation/H+ antiporter complex subunit F; translated protein: MDTFLLAIGLGLCALMMITLYRAVFGPTVLDRLVGANGIGSKTVVLLLIIGFLYDRVDMFVDIALAYALLNFITVLAASRYFYKKKGLSEE